The nucleotide window ACCTTCAGTGTTTAAGCGAATTCGCATAAAGTAAGTGTTCTCTAAAGCATTTACGTATTGCTGACAGCTTAAAATATTAAATCCTCTTTCGAAAAAGAAACTAGTAATTTTTGCAACTAAACCTTTTTGGTCTGGACATTGAATTAAAAAAGTTACAATTTGTGAATTCATTTTATTTACCTAAGATTTTATAAATGAAAAGATTTATTGACTATGGAATCCATTTTTTTGGAAAATTTGGCTTTCTCTTTTCTAGAAAAGCATCTCTACCTTCTTTAGCTTCATCTGTCATATATGCTAAACGTGTTGCTTCACCAGCAAAAACTTGTTGCCCAACCATACCATCATCTGTTAAATTCATGGCAAATTTTAGCATTTTTATTGATGTTGGACTTTTTTCCAAAATTTCTTGAGCCCATTCATAAGCTGTACTTTCTAATTCATCATGAGGAATTACAGCATTTACCATTCCCATTTCATAAGCTTCTTGAGCAGAATAATTTCTTCCTAAAAAGAAAATTTCTCTTGCTTTTTTCTGACCCACCATCTTTGCTAAATAAGCAGAACCATAACCACCATCAAAAGAAGTAACATCTGCATCTGTTTGTTTAAAAATGGCATTTTCTTTAGAGGCTAAAGTTAAATCGCAAACTACATGTAAACTATGTCCTCCACCAACAGCCCAACCAGGAACCACAGCAATTACTGCTTTTGGCATAAAACGTATTAACCTTTGGACTTCTAAAATATTTAAGCGATGATAACCATCATCACCTACATAACCTTGATGACCTCTTGCTTTTTGATCTCCTCCAGAACAAAAAGAATAGACTCCGTCTTTTGTACTTGGTCCTTCTGCAGAAAGTAAAACTACTCCTATTGAAGTATCTTCTCCTGCATCATAAAAAGCATCATATAATTCTTTAGTTGTTTTAGGTCTAAAAGCATTTCTAACATTTGGTCTGTTAAATGCAATCCTTGCTACACCATTACATTTTTTATAAGTAATGTCTTCATATTCTTTAGCAACTTTCCATTCAGGTTGTATCATATTTTTGTATTTTGTACGTTCTTGTTACTGATAAAACTTCGTTGTTTACAAAAATAAACATTCTAACTTATGATTAAGAAAACGCTATCACTTATATTTTTACTTTTTTGCTTTTATGGTTTTTCTCAAAACATTATAACAAAAGAATTAGAGTCTGATATATTAGAAACAAAAAGAAATGTAAAAATTTATATTCCAGAAAATTATGAATTGGACAGTATAAAAAACTATCCTTTAACTGTTGTTTTTGATGAAGAATATTTATTTGATACTTATGTTGGTAATGCTAAATTATTTGCTAAAAAAGACAAGGCACCAGAACAAATTATTGTTGGTATTTCTATGAATGAAACAAGAAGTAAAGATATTTCCTTTGATAGAAATTCTGGAAGATTATCCACATCTGCAAAATATTTTTATGAATTTGTAAGAGATGAAGTTATTTTTTACATGGAAAGTAATTATAGAACTTCTCCTTTTATAAGTATTGTTGGGCAAGGCTATTCTGCTAATTTAGTAACTCATTATCTAAAAGAAAATACAGCTTTTATAAATGCATTTATTTGTATTAACCCTAGTTTTTCTGATTTTATAGGTCAAGAATTACAATTGTATAATCTGCCAAAATATCTAAAGGAAGACAATACTTTTTATTTCTACACAAACAACTCAAGTTCATTTTCTAGTGAAAAACAGATAAAAATAGATCAAGTTCAGAAAGGATTATCTGGTTTAGAAATTAAAAATTTTAATGTAGTTAACGATGTCATAGAAACACCAAGTGCTGTTTCTGCAATTGGTGAGGCTATACCAAGAGCAATGACTAAAGTTTTTGAGGTGTATTCTGCAATTTCTAATGAGGAGTATGAGAAAAATATTAAAGAACTTTCACCTGAAGATGCTATTTATTATCTAGAGAACAAATATTTAGAAATTGAATTTCTTTTTGGAACGAATTTAGGCATCAGAGAAAAAGACATTTATGCCATTGAAAATATTGTGATTGAAAAAGAAAATGGAGATAAATTAAGAGACTTTGGAAAAATGATTTTAAAGCTTTTTCCTTCATCACCTTTAGGTGAATATTATATTGGCAGATACTATGAAACAGGTAAAATGTTTAAAAAAGCTTTAAAATATTATAAGATTGGCTATGGTAAGATGGATCCTGCAGATCCTAATTCTGACGCCTATTATGAGAATATTTTAAGATTGGGAGGACAATAATTTAGTTGACAGCATCAGAATAAGCAGTTGGCAGTCAAAATTGATTGTAATAATAAAGACTGCAAACTGAAGACTGAAGATCGAATACTACAAAATACCTACTTATTTAAAAGCTCAATTCTATCTTCTTTAATTACAATTAGCTTTTGTTTGTACAAATTACCAACTGCCTTTTTAAAAGCTTTTTTACTCATTTTCATATGAAAACGTATAGAATCTGGAGAACTTTTATCTGTAAGCAATAAAAACCCTTCTCTACTATCTTTTAACTTTTGTAAAACTTTTTCCACATCTGAATCAATTACATTTCTAAAACCTTGAGGTCTTAAAGAAACATCTATTTTTCCATCT belongs to Polaribacter dokdonensis and includes:
- a CDS encoding 1,4-dihydroxy-2-naphthoyl-CoA synthase, translating into MIQPEWKVAKEYEDITYKKCNGVARIAFNRPNVRNAFRPKTTKELYDAFYDAGEDTSIGVVLLSAEGPSTKDGVYSFCSGGDQKARGHQGYVGDDGYHRLNILEVQRLIRFMPKAVIAVVPGWAVGGGHSLHVVCDLTLASKENAIFKQTDADVTSFDGGYGSAYLAKMVGQKKAREIFFLGRNYSAQEAYEMGMVNAVIPHDELESTAYEWAQEILEKSPTSIKMLKFAMNLTDDGMVGQQVFAGEATRLAYMTDEAKEGRDAFLEKRKPNFPKKWIP
- a CDS encoding alpha/beta hydrolase-fold protein, producing the protein MIKKTLSLIFLLFCFYGFSQNIITKELESDILETKRNVKIYIPENYELDSIKNYPLTVVFDEEYLFDTYVGNAKLFAKKDKAPEQIIVGISMNETRSKDISFDRNSGRLSTSAKYFYEFVRDEVIFYMESNYRTSPFISIVGQGYSANLVTHYLKENTAFINAFICINPSFSDFIGQELQLYNLPKYLKEDNTFYFYTNNSSSFSSEKQIKIDQVQKGLSGLEIKNFNVVNDVIETPSAVSAIGEAIPRAMTKVFEVYSAISNEEYEKNIKELSPEDAIYYLENKYLEIEFLFGTNLGIREKDIYAIENIVIEKENGDKLRDFGKMILKLFPSSPLGEYYIGRYYETGKMFKKALKYYKIGYGKMDPADPNSDAYYENILRLGGQ